The Leptospira stimsonii DNA segment TAAGCCAGGTTTCCAACGATAGTGGTTTTGCAGTGATGACGTCGAAACGAAACTGAACAGGAGACTTCAACGTATCAAGATTTCCGATATTCTTTTTTAAGGTCTGAATCGAGTTTACAAAAACAGGATCTCCTTCCACTCCTTGTTTCCAATCTCCCGCGCTCACATTTTTGGAGGAAGCGATCAAAGCTCCGGAACGATCGATGACGATTGCCCGACCATGTTCGGAGATGTTCATCGATTTTAAGAGCGAAAGTATTCCATTTAAACGGCGAGACTCCTCTTGATTTTTCGAATTTTCAAGATAACGGTCCAATTGAAGATTGATGTTTTCCGAAATTTCCTGATGCAATCTTCCTGCGAGTTTATCGGCGGCCTTCTCCGAACTTTTTAAATTGAGATATGCGGTCATTCCCACCATCAACATCACGAGAAGAATAAACGGAGTCACCATAAACATACGAATCGGCAAACCGAGAATCGGATTTTCTTCTTCGTCCGAATTGTTGATCTCGGTCCAAATCAATTCCTTATGATTGAAAACGGACTCCCTCACGTGACATGGAATTTGAATCCAGAACATTCGATATTTTTTTGCGAGAGGAAGAGCGACGAGCATCGCAAATGGTGAGAGAACCCAAGTGATCGAAGTGGTAAAAAACAAAGCGGGAGTGATATTTCTATAGGAAATCGCGGGAGTAAATTGATTCGCACAGATATAACCCCAGAGTTGAGGTTCGACCGCCATAAACACAAAAACAAAAAGTAGATAGTAAAACCATGTTTTTATTTTTCTAAAATCCGGATCCCTTCCAATCAATTGATAAGCGACCCAAAAACATGCAGGATTTATAAAGTATCCGAGTAGCCAATCGAGTAGAAAATCTGGAGGGACACCCTCGATCAGATCCGAAAGACCGTATGCGAAAGGAATTGCGATCAAAGCGGGATATCCGAACAAAACGATACAAAGGAAAACCGAAAGGTCTTTGAGAGATTCAAAGGTTTGCGCACCGGGAACCAAAACGATAAAAGAACCGAGATAACCGGTAATGAAAATGAGAACGAACGTAAGAGGGATGCTAAGGAAGGCTTGTGTGTCCCAGGATTGTCTTTCTCTTCCGAATCCGATTTTTCCGCCGGGACGAAAGGTAAAACCTCCGAAAGCGGAAATCATAAGAATCAAACCGATAAAGTAACCGAAACTTCCCCAGACTTCCAAAAGAGAAAGTGGAATCGATTGAAAAACGGATTCAAACCATTGCACAACAACTTGCATTAGGATGACCCTATCGAAGAACTGAAAAATTCAATTGGGACGATTCTCTCGCCTCTTCCAAGTCCCCACGTCCGATCGATTTCGCAAGTGATTCTACCCATTCTAATCGTTCCTTCGATTTTTCTCCGAACACAAGCGGAAGATGTTTCCTTTCGAAGGAGGAAATTTTACCATCAAAACAGCAAGTTACGCTCAATATTTTTAGACAGAGCTCTTTTTCTTCCTCATTCAGATCCTTCAGAAGTTTTTCAAGGGATTCCCATTCATCCAATCGAAAGTGATAGTTTTCAATCTGAAAGGCTTTGTGAAGTTTGATAAGAATGTATTCTAGATTCGGATGATATCTCTGCGTAAAAACGACCGAGTTTCCGACCGCCGTCATACATGCGATCTTGGCTTCGCGACTCAAAGAATTTCGTTTGGAAAGAATCTCTTCCACGAGTTCTTTGGATAAGATACGGGTCAGAAGTCGCATTCGCAACTCCTTAAGAATAACATAAAGTACGATTGCGTCCCAAATCGCCGTAATGGGCGCGGCTACAAAATCGGCGTAAATTCGAAAAGAGTTTCTCGCAAGAATTTTCCGAATCACGATTTTTGCGACCAAGTTCGAAAGAAAAACTTTAGCTTTGTAGAGAAGTGTCGTGATAAAAAGACTATGTTTATTGGTGAGACGATACGGATCGATTCCTAAGAGCCTGAGATCCGGATCCGGAATTTCCAAGGCCAATCTCGAAAGTAGATTGCTTACACCGGTGATGAGATCGGGATCCTCCTCTAAATCCAGTCCCGCAAGACGAGTCATCTTATAGACGGAAGAAAGACCGATTCTGTAAAGAAGATAGAATTCCAAGATCGTTCCAGATAATAGAGCAAGGCCGGTCCAGAACCATTTTTCTAAAAAAACGGGGGACCAAAGCTCCGGCGAATCCGGAAATAATTTTTCCACAAGGATGATAAAGAACGTAGTCCAGAAACCGGTTTGTAAGGACCAAAAGACGGTCCATCCAATGATCTTTCTGGATCCGGCTCCGAATTCTTGACGCGTCCAATTTCCGGGAGATCTTTTGTCTCTTAGAGCGCGATTTCGCAAAACTCGGATTCCCCAGAGTTCGAGGATTCCCGGTTTGTATTCTACGGCTCGAGAGCTTTTTTCCATGGGCCGGGAGTTCATACCTTTTTCCGAGGTTGTCAAACCATTCTTTCAAATTTTATTTCAGAATCGGGGTGCTCGGGAACGATCTTCTAAAGGTAGGGTCGAAACCAGAAAGCGAAGTTCAATTTCATTCTTGACCTTCTTTCGCTTTTCAATCAGCATGAATTAAAGGCATTCTATGAAACGTTCTTATTCCATTCTTCTTTTTTCCGTCCTGAGTTCGGCTTTCTTCTTTTTCGATTGCCAGCACAAAGACCAGAACAACGTGGATCTCAAAGTTTTGGCCGCAAACGGAGACATTATTTTTATCAATGGAGAAGTCGATTCCGATAAGATTTCTTCTTGCGGCGTTGCGGTCCCCGGAACTACCTCCACCGGAACAACGGGAACGACAACGGGCAATACCTCGACTACGACTTCCGGTTCGACAAGCACGCGTTATACGATTACGAGCCAGTTGATCATGAAGACGACCGGGGAATCTTTGGTTCTTCGATTTCAATTCGATTCTTCTCAGTATCAAGGATCCGTGGATCCGCAACAAGGCTTTAGCTATTCCGGGGGCGCATTCGCAAGAACCGTTACCGGAAACGTAGGAAAGGTAGAATGGGGAGCGTCCGGAATTCCGGTGTATCCAAGTAGTAGCGGGGGCGCTCAACAACAGACGCTTCAATATATGGACATAGATCTTTCCCTGACTGGAAAATTACTCGCGAGTTCGACTACGACGGGAATTCTCAATCAGTGTTATACTTCCGATAACGTAAATTGTACATCGATCACGACCACACAGCAGTGTTTTACGCAAGACAACCAGACCTGTGTCTCTACCGCTTCCGCCGCAGGAACGTCCGTGACGATCACCGGACATATTGCTTGTAGCGCTCCGAACGTGATTCCGAGCGGAAGCGCAACAACTCAGTAAAAAATCACCTTCCAAGAAAGAATCAGGATTCTTAACATCCTTTCGGGAAATTAGAATCTGATTCTATTAGAGTTTCATTGTTTTTGCAAGTTCTACTAACTGATCGAGAGCTTTTCCCCAGCCTTCGTGAAAACCCATCTCTTCGTGTTTCTTACGATTAATCGAGTTTCCGTGGATGGCGGTCGCGACGTACTTCGTTCCTTTTCCGTGAGGTTCCAAAGTGAGGATACCCGTAAAAAAACCAAAAGGATGTGTGGCATCCGGAGAAGGACGAAATCCGGGCTGAAGAGCATCGGTCCAAGAAAGTTTTTCGTTCGGAATCACTTCCAGATAACAGCCAATGTTCGGAAAATTCTCTCCTTCCGGAGACTGCATCGTAGTACTAAAAATTCCGCCAGGACGGAGATCGATTTCGCAATCGATCGTTTTCCAAGGTACGGGTGTGAACCATTTTACGATATGCTCCGGCTTTGTCCAAGCGGCCCAGACCAATTCGCGAGGGACGTCCACGATTCTTTCAAAGACCAAATCCAGATCGGAATCGATCTGAGGAAAAATTTTAGGCTTCATCTTACTTTCTCCAATTCTTTTAAGTATATTCAATTTTCATAATACTTTACTGAAATTCTTCGCTCAACGAAGAAAGGAAATCGCTCGATTCGTTCCAACGCTGGAACTTCAGATTTCCACTGAACGAACCTGCTTTAGTCGAAGATCTCCTTATCGGGAAGATTCTTTCACCTTGGGATAAATCTGTCGTAAATACGACAATCCTCCGTGAAAGTCGCGCGCCCCACCCTGATTTTGGGTGGAGGGGTGGGTGGTGGAAACGCTCGGGAGACATTTATCTATCATAAAATCATAATTTTACAAGCACAAAGTTTCCTTTGGGTGGGAACTCCTACAAAAACTCAATGGTGTTCGCCACTAAAAACGTTCGCGTTCTTCTTTTTTGCGGATCCAAGAAGAATTTCATTCTCTCAAAAATAGAATCCGTCCGAGAAAAAATCGACATGGATCCTTCTTATCGAAGTAGAAACAGAAAACGTTTTTTAAAAAAGAAATCTATTCTTCTAAGAGTTTTAAAATTTGATCTTTTAAAAGATTGCGAATCCCTGATTCTTCAAAGCCATTTAAGAATTTCATCAAGTTTTCCGCAATGTTTTGAAATTCAGAGTCCATCTGTTCCCGCACTTGATAACGGGAAAGTAGACTTAGAATCACGACTCCGTCTCCGGGAGATCGTTCGGATTTTGCAAACAAGGAATGAACCAGCTTCTTATCATTCTTATCCGCATTTTCTAAGAGAAGAAGAATCGGGTAAGTGTAAAGTCCGTTGTAAAAATCCTTCAAAGGAACCTTGCCGCTCTTACTCGCCGGAGAAAAATAATCGATTGCGTCGTCTTTCTTCTGAAAAAAGGAACCGAGATCGATCCCGAATTGCCTGAGTTTTTTCTTTTCCTTTTCCGATTTTTCGGAAAGAATTCCCGCCGCAGAAGTAACAGCGCCGAAAAGAGAAGCGGTTTTTCCGTAAACGACTCTATTATATATTTCTAATGTAATCTTGGGATTTTTCTCCCATTCCATCTGGATGAGTTCCGAAACCGAAAGGTCCTTAATCACCTGGGTAAAAACATCCATGAGTTCCGGATAACCGAGGCCGTTGAGATGATCGATTCCGCAGGCTAAGAGATAATCACCGGCAAGAATCGCGGTTTTATTCCCGAACTTGGAACCTACGCTCTGAAGACCGCGTCTGGTCTCGGCCTCGTCCACGACGTCATCGTGAAGCAAACTCGCGGCGTGAATCAGCTCTGCAATGGCGCCGACGTCGAGCCAATATTTACCTGAATACCCGAGGAGCTGACAAAGGCAATAGTGCAATATCGGACGAATTCGTTTTCCGCCCGATCGGATCGTATAAGTTTTGATCTCTGCAAGAATTTTGAGATCCTCGCGAATGATCGCTTCCAGTTTTTTATCAAACTTACGAACTAAAGAATCTTTCAGTACAGATACTTTCACTACCTCTTCCCGTGGGGTCAGTATTCAAAATATCCGTACAGGCTCAAGCAGAACTCTTCGCGGGGGACTTACGCTTTCAGTTTGTTTTCAAGAATCAAGAGCTGACGAGCGAGAATATCTTCCATATCCCGATACTGTTCCTTACGGTAGATATGGATCAGATTTCGATACATCCTTTTGATAATGGAAAGAGTGCTGGCACGAGTGAAATATCGTTCGCTCGGAGTAAAACTATTCGCTTCTAAAAATCGAATACAAGTCGACTTATCCAGAAGAACTCCTCCATGAAACGGATCGATAAACGTCTCGTAATCGGGAGAATCAAAATGAAGAAGGAAATGAAGAGGCATGTTCACACCGTAAAGCGGAAGTGAAAGCCTCTGTCCTACGAGAAGATATATGGCTGACAAAGAGATCGGGATTCCTTTTCGAGTGCGCACGATGCGAGTTACGAAAGAATTATTCGGATCGTCGTATTGATCGTTGTTCCCCTGAAAGTTTTCCTCGGAAGAAAGAACCCTAGTCAAAAAATGAACCTTGAGTTCTTCAGAAACGTATTCCGGATTGAGATCGCAGAGTTCTTCAACTCGAAGAGCTAATTGATCCAGATAAATTTTGAATTCATGATAGGAGGCATCGGGGTCGCCTACGCTGGAAAGAAGAAACACGGCTTCTTCCAAATCAGAGTAATCGTTGATATGTCCCTTGCCCGCGAGAAGCATATAACGAGTATTAATACGTTCAAGATGTACGATCGAAGAAATGGAACGCGCAAAAACTCGTAACGTAGGATCTTTGAACTCGTCAACGAAGTCGCTGATTCGAAATTGCCAGGGAACCATTTCCGCGATCTCGCGCATAACTTGTATCTTATCTTCCACACCCGCAAATTCCAATTGATAGAATTTTTCTTCCAACTTCTCGGGAGGAAAGGAAAGAGAATCAAAGTAAGAATCGGATGAGGGCATAAACTAGATCTTTTTCCAAAAAACAAAATGAGTCAATTCAGAATGAAATTTCTTTGAGGAAAAAATGAAATGCGAATGATAAATTACTATGTCTTACGGTCGATCAGAGAAAGAGCATAAAAATTGAAAAGAGGATTCGAAAAGAATTAAAAAAAAACGAAACGCTCCCCAACAAATCGAGGAGCGACCGAATTCAAA contains these protein-coding regions:
- a CDS encoding LBF_2804 family protein, whose amino-acid sequence is MNSRPMEKSSRAVEYKPGILELWGIRVLRNRALRDKRSPGNWTRQEFGAGSRKIIGWTVFWSLQTGFWTTFFIILVEKLFPDSPELWSPVFLEKWFWTGLALLSGTILEFYLLYRIGLSSVYKMTRLAGLDLEEDPDLITGVSNLLSRLALEIPDPDLRLLGIDPYRLTNKHSLFITTLLYKAKVFLSNLVAKIVIRKILARNSFRIYADFVAAPITAIWDAIVLYVILKELRMRLLTRILSKELVEEILSKRNSLSREAKIACMTAVGNSVVFTQRYHPNLEYILIKLHKAFQIENYHFRLDEWESLEKLLKDLNEEEKELCLKILSVTCCFDGKISSFERKHLPLVFGEKSKERLEWVESLAKSIGRGDLEEARESSQLNFSVLR
- a CDS encoding SRPBCC family protein yields the protein MKPKIFPQIDSDLDLVFERIVDVPRELVWAAWTKPEHIVKWFTPVPWKTIDCEIDLRPGGIFSTTMQSPEGENFPNIGCYLEVIPNEKLSWTDALQPGFRPSPDATHPFGFFTGILTLEPHGKGTKYVATAIHGNSINRKKHEEMGFHEGWGKALDQLVELAKTMKL
- a CDS encoding polyprenyl synthetase family protein, with protein sequence MKVSVLKDSLVRKFDKKLEAIIREDLKILAEIKTYTIRSGGKRIRPILHYCLCQLLGYSGKYWLDVGAIAELIHAASLLHDDVVDEAETRRGLQSVGSKFGNKTAILAGDYLLACGIDHLNGLGYPELMDVFTQVIKDLSVSELIQMEWEKNPKITLEIYNRVVYGKTASLFGAVTSAAGILSEKSEKEKKKLRQFGIDLGSFFQKKDDAIDYFSPASKSGKVPLKDFYNGLYTYPILLLLENADKNDKKLVHSLFAKSERSPGDGVVILSLLSRYQVREQMDSEFQNIAENLMKFLNGFEESGIRNLLKDQILKLLEE
- a CDS encoding LIC10920 family plasminogen-binding lipoprotein; translated protein: MKRSYSILLFSVLSSAFFFFDCQHKDQNNVDLKVLAANGDIIFINGEVDSDKISSCGVAVPGTTSTGTTGTTTGNTSTTTSGSTSTRYTITSQLIMKTTGESLVLRFQFDSSQYQGSVDPQQGFSYSGGAFARTVTGNVGKVEWGASGIPVYPSSSGGAQQQTLQYMDIDLSLTGKLLASSTTTGILNQCYTSDNVNCTSITTTQQCFTQDNQTCVSTASAAGTSVTITGHIACSAPNVIPSGSATTQ
- a CDS encoding transglutaminase-like domain-containing protein gives rise to the protein MPSSDSYFDSLSFPPEKLEEKFYQLEFAGVEDKIQVMREIAEMVPWQFRISDFVDEFKDPTLRVFARSISSIVHLERINTRYMLLAGKGHINDYSDLEEAVFLLSSVGDPDASYHEFKIYLDQLALRVEELCDLNPEYVSEELKVHFLTRVLSSEENFQGNNDQYDDPNNSFVTRIVRTRKGIPISLSAIYLLVGQRLSLPLYGVNMPLHFLLHFDSPDYETFIDPFHGGVLLDKSTCIRFLEANSFTPSERYFTRASTLSIIKRMYRNLIHIYRKEQYRDMEDILARQLLILENKLKA